In Prosthecochloris marina, the sequence TTTTTTCTGGTCATAGCTGTTCTCCTTTTTACATGATAGGAAACTATGACCGTTTACACACTTTATCTCACAGACTCCGACAGTGGATTCATTTTCCTTCAATGGATGAAACAACAATCAATAACAGAAACATCCTACCTCTCATGAAGTATAAAAAGTAATTTTTATCCCTTATCATTTTACACATCTGCAGCGGCACTCCGCTCAGCAAAATTTGTTTTTTGCAATCCAACCCCTATCTTTTCCAAAGTTCGGTGTGGCTCTATTACATCGTAGAGTGCTTTCAATGAAACCTTTTTATCACCTGTAAGGCTTCTCAATGGCTTCTTCTTCAGCAACCTCGTCAGCAAAAGACAAAACACTTATTGTTGTCGAATCCCCGTCAAAGGCCAAAACCATCAACAAATATCTTGGAAAAGATTACATGGTATTTGCATCGGTCGGCCATATCAAGGATCTGCCTAAAAAGGAGATCGGTCTGGATTTCGACAACCACTACGAGCCTCGCTATGAAGTTATCGCCGGTAAAGAAAAAGTAGTCAGGCAGCTGAAAAAGCTTGCCGGAGAAGCCAGCGACATTCTCATCGCTACAGACCCCGACCGTGAGGGGGAAGCTATTGCCTGGCATATCGCAAACGAGGTTGACTTTACCCGTAAACCCGTTCACCGTGTCCTGTTCAACGAGATAACCAAAAAGGCCATTGTCGAGGCAATTCAGCATCCTCATCAAATAGATTACCGCCTGGTCCGTTCACAGCAAACCCGTCAGGGTCTTGACAAAATCGTCGGTTACAAAATAAGCCCGTTTCTCTGGAATGTAGTGCTGCGAGGATTGTCAGCCGGAAGAGTACAGTCCGTCGCCCTCAGACTGATTTGTGAACGCGAAAACGAGATTGAAAAATTTCAGCCGAAAGAGTACTGGACCATCATTGCCGATTTCACGACGGCGACAGGGGAAACATTCTCGGCAAAGCTGGTTAAAATAAACGGGAACAAGGCCGAAATCAACAATGGGAAAGAAGCTGAAAAAACCGCTTCGGCCATCCTTTCGAGAATATATGGGGTAGCGGCAATCACCCCGAAACTCCAGCAACGTAAACCTCCCCTGCCGTTCACGACCTCACTTCTGCAGCAGGCTGCATCGAATCAGCTTGGATTCGGGTCGAAAAAAACCATGCGTATCGCACAGCAGCTTTACGAAGGAATCGAAATCGGTGCAGAAGGTGCTACAGGTTTGATCACCTATATGAGAACCGATTCTACAAGAATCAGCTCGGAAGCGGTCGAACAGGCGGAGAGGTATATCACTCAGCAGTATGGAACCGAGTATACAGGAGGAACGAAAGCAGCGAAAAACAGCAAAAAAACGCAAGATGCCCATGAAGCCATAAGGCCCACTCTGGTTTCACACACACCTGATACCATGAAGCAGTTCCTTTCTCCTGACCAGTTCAAACTGTACGCTCTTATCTGGAAAAGATTTCTTGCATCACGGATGGCTCCGGCAAAGATAGAACAGACTCGCGTTGAAGTCTCCGATCACGAGCAACAGTTCCTGTTCCGCGCAAGCGGCAGCAAGGTGCTTTTCCCCGGCTTCCTGAAAGTATACAACGAGCAGAAAGAGCTCGATTACGAAGCGAGAAAATCTACACGCGACGACGAGGAAAAAGAGCAGATCGTTCAGCTTCCCAAAAAACTCTCGGTCAATGAAACGCTGAATCTGGACGACCTGGAGAAAAAACAGAGTTTCACCCGGCCACCAGCCCGATATACCGAGGCGAGCCTCGTCAAGGAACTTGACAACTACGGCATTGGACGCCCGTCTACCTATGCCGGTATCTTCTCGACACTCCAGGATCGACGCTATGTCGAGCTGCAGAAGAAAAAGATCATCCCGACTGAACTCGGCAGGGATGTTTCGGTCATTCTGGTTGCTAACTTCCCGGATATATTCAATGTCAAGTTTACAGCCCACATGGAAAATGAGCTTGACAAGGTCGCCACCGGAGAAGATGACTATGAAGAGGTCCTCGACAGCTTCTACAGACCTCTTGAAACCGCACTGAGCGTCAGAAAAAACGATCCCCTTCTCCCGCAGAACCACGATGCCGAAACCTGTGACAAATGCGGAAAAGGAAAGATGGTGATAAAGTGGACTGCCAGCGGAAAATTTCTTGGATGTTCCAATTACCCGTCATGCAGAAACATCAAACCGATAGCTTCGGCAAAAGTTCGCCCAACGGAAACCGGCATACGATGCCCCGGCTGCAGCAACGGCAGAATGGTATTGCGAAACGGTAGGTTTGGGCCGTTTCTTGCCTGTACGAATTACCCGAAATGCAACACCATACTGAAGCTCGACAAACAAAGAAAAATCGAACCGCCAAAGACACCGCCCCTTGAAACTGATCTCGATTGTCCGAAATGCGGGGCACCGCTTTACCTGAGAACCGGCAAAAGAGGACTGTGGCTTGGATGCTCAAAGTTTCCGAAATGCAGAGGAAGGCAGGCATGGGGCCAACTTGATCCCTCGATTCAGCAACACTGGCAGGAAGTAATGGAAGAGCATCAGGCAAAGCATCCGCTGGTTACCCTGCGCATGGTTGACGGCTCGCCAGTGGACATGCGGATGAGTATCGATGACATCATCGCCCGCGCCGAGGAAAACGGCCTTGTCGAAATCGACAACGGAGAGGAACAGGAGAAGCCTGCAGAAGAAAGATAGTATTCTGGAAGCTGCCGCAACAGAAACAATCTCCTTACCCTGTTCCGTCCCCAAAGGTTTGATAGTAATTAGCTCATTAAATAATCCTCATGGCATCTCTATTCATTGTCGTGAGCAAATGAGTACGAGGCGGACGGCGCGCAGAAACCGGAGTGTATACCAATACATGAGGACTTCGAGCACCGCCTAACGAAGTAATCAGGTTGCGCAAAACAAATTAATAGAGGTGCTCCTACAGCAGGAGGTGAGCCAGACGATAGGTAATGAATGAAAAGATCCATGCCACCGTCAACGCATAAGCACCATAGATAGCAACCGCTTTCCACTCCCCGATCTCTTTTCTCATGACACTGACAGCTGCAACACAGGGGATGTACAACAGTACAAAAACCATAAGACTCAAAGCTGTCGCTTCATCAAAACCGGGATCGTTCTTGAGAATGGTTTTCAGTTCCGGCGATGTCTCATCAGCCTCGCCAAGAGAGTAGATCGTTCCCATCGTCGATACCACAACCTCTTTTGCAGCAAGCCCTGTCACCAGAGCCACCCCGATCCTCCAATCAAAACCAAGGGGACGTATGACCGGTTCAAGCAGTTTTCCCGCCCTGCCTGCAATTGAATATTCAAGCTGACTGGCGTTGACCTTGTTTTCAGCCTCGATGATCGCCCGCTCTTTCTGCTCTTCATCGATGATTGTCTGCTCTATTTCAGCAATCTGACGCTCGAGCCCGGCATCGAGTTCGGGATTTTTCGGATAGTTGCTGAACGTCCAGATAAGAAGCACAGCAAAGAGGATAATCGTTCCGGCTTTTTTGAGATACATCATGGCCTTGGTCTTCGCTTGTACCAGAACGGATCGCAGGCTCGGCCAGCGATAAGGGGGCAGCTCCATGACAAAAGGTTCCGACTCGCTTTTCAGAATGGTCTTTTTCATGATGAGAGCTGAAAACAAACCGATAATGATTCCGAGCATGTAAATACCGAACATCACATTTGCCGCAACCGCCGGCCGAAAAAAAGCACCGGCCAAGAGCACGTAGACCGGAAGTTTCGCGCCACAGCTCATAAAAGGAATAATCATGATTGTCGCCAGCCGGTCGGAGCGGCTTTTTAACGTCCGCGTAGCCATGATTGCCGGAATCGAACAGCCGAACCCGGTAATCATCGGAATAAAGGATTTCCCGTGTAACCCGAAACGGTGCATAACCTTATCGACGACAAAGGCTGCACGGGCCATATACCCTGATGCCTCGAGAAACGAAAGGCCGATAAAGAGCAGGATAATGTTCGGCAGAAAGATCAGCACGCCACCCACTCCGGCAATCACTCCGTCAACGAGTACGGACCTCAGCGTATCATTCGGGAGCAAAGGAGAAACACTCTCGGCAAGCATGCCGAAAAGGGCGTCCAGCCAATCCATTATCGGCGTTCCGAGAGTAAATGTCATGTGGAAGATCACCCACACCACCAACAGGAAAATCGGGAGCCCAAGTACCCGGTTCAGCACAACAAGATCGATATAGTCCGTAAGCGACTGCTTTTTTTCACGGCGCTGCTTCACGCATTCCTGCATGGCACCACGTATGAACGCATAACGGTCTTCGGTAATACTGATTTCCGGATCTGACTTGTAAACCGCCTCGGTTTCCTGTATAGCATGCTGAAGTGCCCGTTCGATTTTTACCCAGACAGGATACTGCCTAACCAGATTGTACACCTCTTTATCGTTCTCCAGCAGCTTGATTGCGAGCCATCGAAGGTTATATTTGCCGAGCTCAGGTTCATGAGCAAGCAGTTGTGTTATCTCTTCTATAGCACTGTCGACTTCAGGTCTGAAGGCAAGCTTGTTTTTCCTTATCTCGATGTTTCCTTCGTAAATCCGGATAACATGATCGAGCAAAGAATCCAGACCTT encodes:
- the topA gene encoding type I DNA topoisomerase, which gives rise to MASSSATSSAKDKTLIVVESPSKAKTINKYLGKDYMVFASVGHIKDLPKKEIGLDFDNHYEPRYEVIAGKEKVVRQLKKLAGEASDILIATDPDREGEAIAWHIANEVDFTRKPVHRVLFNEITKKAIVEAIQHPHQIDYRLVRSQQTRQGLDKIVGYKISPFLWNVVLRGLSAGRVQSVALRLICERENEIEKFQPKEYWTIIADFTTATGETFSAKLVKINGNKAEINNGKEAEKTASAILSRIYGVAAITPKLQQRKPPLPFTTSLLQQAASNQLGFGSKKTMRIAQQLYEGIEIGAEGATGLITYMRTDSTRISSEAVEQAERYITQQYGTEYTGGTKAAKNSKKTQDAHEAIRPTLVSHTPDTMKQFLSPDQFKLYALIWKRFLASRMAPAKIEQTRVEVSDHEQQFLFRASGSKVLFPGFLKVYNEQKELDYEARKSTRDDEEKEQIVQLPKKLSVNETLNLDDLEKKQSFTRPPARYTEASLVKELDNYGIGRPSTYAGIFSTLQDRRYVELQKKKIIPTELGRDVSVILVANFPDIFNVKFTAHMENELDKVATGEDDYEEVLDSFYRPLETALSVRKNDPLLPQNHDAETCDKCGKGKMVIKWTASGKFLGCSNYPSCRNIKPIASAKVRPTETGIRCPGCSNGRMVLRNGRFGPFLACTNYPKCNTILKLDKQRKIEPPKTPPLETDLDCPKCGAPLYLRTGKRGLWLGCSKFPKCRGRQAWGQLDPSIQQHWQEVMEEHQAKHPLVTLRMVDGSPVDMRMSIDDIIARAEENGLVEIDNGEEQEKPAEER
- the feoB gene encoding ferrous iron transport protein B; the protein is MRDLKEVKVALAGNPNSGKSSLFNALTGSHQKVGNFSGVTIEKYEGYVDYGGYRIRVVDLPGTYSLTAYSPEELVTRNYLIEDVPDIVIDVVEGPNLERNLLLTTQLMEMEVELLVALNMFDEVEAQGIDIDVKQLQRLLGCHIVPTSAKKKQGLDSLLDHVIRIYEGNIEIRKNKLAFRPEVDSAIEEITQLLAHEPELGKYNLRWLAIKLLENDKEVYNLVRQYPVWVKIERALQHAIQETEAVYKSDPEISITEDRYAFIRGAMQECVKQRREKKQSLTDYIDLVVLNRVLGLPIFLLVVWVIFHMTFTLGTPIMDWLDALFGMLAESVSPLLPNDTLRSVLVDGVIAGVGGVLIFLPNIILLFIGLSFLEASGYMARAAFVVDKVMHRFGLHGKSFIPMITGFGCSIPAIMATRTLKSRSDRLATIMIIPFMSCGAKLPVYVLLAGAFFRPAVAANVMFGIYMLGIIIGLFSALIMKKTILKSESEPFVMELPPYRWPSLRSVLVQAKTKAMMYLKKAGTIILFAVLLIWTFSNYPKNPELDAGLERQIAEIEQTIIDEEQKERAIIEAENKVNASQLEYSIAGRAGKLLEPVIRPLGFDWRIGVALVTGLAAKEVVVSTMGTIYSLGEADETSPELKTILKNDPGFDEATALSLMVFVLLYIPCVAAVSVMRKEIGEWKAVAIYGAYALTVAWIFSFITYRLAHLLL